From a single Arachis hypogaea cultivar Tifrunner chromosome 3, arahy.Tifrunner.gnm2.J5K5, whole genome shotgun sequence genomic region:
- the LOC112734624 gene encoding ATP-dependent zinc metalloprotease FTSH 2, chloroplastic yields the protein MAASSACLIGNGLSTRSNRTTLSKNFNRSYLFSSWRISSLNKAPNSKPATIKASSSSSLDQSNHEGRRGFLKFLAGNVGAGLPALLGSGKAYADEQQGVSSSRMSYSRFLEYLDKDRVSRVDLYENGTIAIVEAVSPELGNRVQRVRVQLPGLNQELLQKFREKNIDFAAHNAQEDSGSLLFNLIGNLAFPLILIGGLFLLSRRSGGMGGPGGPGFPLAFGQSKAKFQMEPNTGVTFDDVAGVDEAKQDFMEVVEFLKKPERFTAVGARIPKGVLLVGPPGTGKTLLAKAIAGEAGVPFFSISGSEFVEMFVGIGASRVRDLFKKAKENAPCIVFVDEIDAVGRQRGTGIGGGNDEREQTLNQLLTEMDGFEGNTGIIVIAATNRADILDSALLRPGRFDRQVTVDVPDVKGRTEILKVHGSNKKFDSDVSLEVIAMRTPGFSGADLANLLNEAAILAGRRGKTAISSKEIDDSIDRIVAGMEGTVMTDGKSKSLVAYHEVGHAICGTLTPGHDAVQKVTLIPRGQARGLTWFIPSDDPTLISKQQLFARIVGGLGGRAAEEVIFGEPEVTTGAAGDLQQITGLAKQMVTTFGMSDIGPWSLMDASAQSGDVIMRMMARNSMSEKLAEDIDAAVKRLSDEAYVIALSHIRNNREAIDKIVEVLLEKETISGDEFRALLSEFVEIPAENRVPPSTPVPATV from the exons ATGGCGGCATCATCAGCATGTCTTATTGGAAATGGTTTATCTACACGGAGTAATAGAACAACTCTCAGCAAGAACTTCAATAGAAGCTACCTCTTCTCATCTTGGAGAATTTCATCACTGAATAAGGCACCCAATTCTAAACCTGCAACAATAaaggcatcatcatcatcatccttggACCAAAGCAACCATGAAGGGCGAAGGGGGTTTCTAAAATTCTTGGCTGGAAATGTTGGGGCTGGCTTACCTGCATTGTTGGGTAGCGGCAAGGCTTATGCCGATGAACAACAAGGGGTTTCCTCCTCAAGAATGTCTTACTCGAGGTTCCTCGAGTATTTGGACAAGGATAGAGTCAGCAGAGTGGATCTCTATGAGAATGGAACCATAGCTATAGTTGAGGCTGTTTCTCCTGAATTGGGGAATAGGGTTCAGCGTGTGAGAGTTCAACTTCCAGGACTTAACCAAGAGCTCCTTCAGAAATTCAGGGAGAAGAACATTGACTTTGCTGCTCACAATGCACAAGAAGATTCTGGTTCTCTTTTGTTTAACCTGATTGGGAATTTGGCCTTCCCTCTGATCTTGATTGGTGGATTATTCCTTCTCTCGAGACGATCTGGAGGGATGGGAGGTCCTGGTGGGCCTGGCTTTCCTCTTGCTTTTGGTCAATCCAAGGCCAAGTTTCAAATGGAACCGAATACCGGGGTGACGTTTGATGATGTTGCTGGGGTGGATGAAGCTAAGCAGGATTTTATGGAGGTGGTGGAGTTTCTGAAGAAGCCTGAAAGGTTCACTGCTGTTGGAGCTCGCATACCAAAGGGTGTTCTTCTTGTTGGACCTCCTGGAACTGGGAAGACCCTTTTGGCCAAGGCGATCGCTGGTGAAGCTGGTGTTCCGTTCTTCTCAATCTCAGGTTCTGAGTTTGTTGAGATGTTTGTTGGTATCGGTGCTTCACGAGTCCGTGATTTATTCAAGAAGGCTAAAGAGAATGCCCCTTGCATTGTGTTCGTTGATGAAATTGATGCTGTTGGGAGACAAAGAGGGACTGGAATTGGTGGAGGGAATGATGAAAGAGAACAGACACTCAATCAGCTTTTGACAGAAATGGATGGGTTTGAGGGTAATACAGGCATCATCGTAATTGCAGCTACTAACAGGGCTGACATTCTTGACTCTGCTTTGTTAAGGCCGGGCCGATTTGATAGACAG GTAACAGTCGATGTTCCAGATGTAAAGGGAAGGACTGAAATCCTAAAGGTTCATGGTAGCAATAAAAAGTTTGATTCTGATGTTTCACTTGAAGTAATTGCAATGAGAACACCCGGTTTTAGCGGAGCTGATCTTGCAAATCTATTGAATGAAGCTGCTATACTGGCTGGTCGTCGGGGAAAGACAGCAATCTCATCTAAAGAGATTGATGATTCTATTGATAGGATTGTGGCTGGAATGGAAGGAACGGTGATGACTGATGGGAAGAGCAAAAGTTTAGTGGCATATCATGAAGTCGGGCATGCCATTTGTGG AACTTTGACCCCTGGTCATGATGCTGTGCAAAAAGTAACACTAATTCCCCGTGGTCAAGCTCGAGGCCTTACATGGTTCATTCCTTCCGACGACCCAACCTTGATCTCCAAACAACAACTCTTTGCAAGAATTGTTGGAGGATTAGGCGGTAGGGCTGCCGAGGAAGTTATTTTTGGCGAGCCTGAGGTTACAACTGGAGCAGCTGGAGATTTGCAGCAAATCACTGGTTTGGCAAAACAG ATGGTAACCACATTTGGAATGTCTGATATCGGTCCTTGGTCGCTAATGGATGCTTCGGCACAAAGTGGGGATGTTATCATGAGAATGATGGCAAGGAACTCGATGTCAGAGAAGCTGGCAGAAGACATTGATGCTGCTGTCAAGAGGCTATCAGATGAAGCATATGTGATTGCACTGAGCCATATAAGGAACAACCGCGAGGCCATCGATAAGATTGTGGAAGTCCTGTTGGAGAAAGAGACTATATCTGGAGATGAATTCCGTGCTCTCCTCTCTGAGTTTGTGGAAATTCCGGCCGAAAATCGGGTCCCTCCTTCAACTCCAGTACCTGCCACTGTTTGA
- the LOC112735632 gene encoding uncharacterized protein, whose translation MYIAGNMQQDALGVSVLPSDVSDIDESYNKVSRLLQALQSCCLEIICEFKVVLYYDGHLMVHDYSMFDKVFWAFSACEEAFKNYKPFVSVDGMLLYSKYGGMLLIALAQDGDSNILSVAFTTLRADNSGWQSARAFHAYCVRYMAANFMSHFKSAEGKQYLINAAYSPSNTGYREVCHRS comes from the exons ATGTACATTGCCGGCAATATGCAGCAGGATGCCCTTGGAGTCTCCGTGTTACCCTCCGACGTCTCGGATATTGATGAG TCATACAATAAGGTGTCGAGGTTGCTGCAAGCACTGCAGAGTTGTTGTCTCGAAATAATATGTGAGTTCAAGGTCGTACTGTACTATGATGGGCACCTTATGGTGCACGACTATAGCATGTTTGATAAGGTATTCTGGGCCTTTTCTGCCTGTGAGGAGGCTTTCAAGAATTACAAGCCATTCGTCTCTGTTGATGGCATGCTTCTGTATAGCAAATATGGTGGTATGTTGCTTATTGCATTAGCACAAGACGGTGACAGCAATATTCTTTCTGTTGCTTTT ACTACACTGAGAGCCGATAATAGTGGTTGGCAGTCTGCTAGAGCGTTCCATGCTTATTGTGTCAGGTACATGGCCGCGAACTTTATGTCTCATTTCAAGTCTGCCGAGGGCAAACAATATCTCATAAATGCTGCTTATAGTCCAAGTAATACTGGGTACAGAGAGGTTTGTCACCGAAGCTAG